From Epinephelus lanceolatus isolate andai-2023 chromosome 5, ASM4190304v1, whole genome shotgun sequence, the proteins below share one genomic window:
- the LOC117262197 gene encoding uncharacterized protein LOC117262197 has protein sequence MSIPVVDFGAYSLSKEDITEEQMHKLSQELKTAFTQVGFVYLKNTGITEEEVDRVMAVSKTFFLQADEAKRPFSRTNFAVSPNHGWVSVETERLNPRRPGDLKEAFNISSFHPDIKWPPAIKGFQEIQTSFFHHCKELSLRVLRVMAHSLGLDPEVFLSAHRFIGTGENGTTLRSLYYPPINHETVKEGQLRCGEHSDYGSITLLFQSSGGLQVRTRSGEFITPSKVPGAVLINIADLMQRWTSDEFVSVLHRVLLPPAGDSSGRQSLAFFVQPDDEALITCCDGSNKYPPVTGGGYLNQRLKASYEQN, from the exons atgagcaTCCCAGTGGTGGACTTCGGCGCATACAGCCTGAGCAAAGAAGATATTACAGAGGAGCAGATGCACAAGTTGAGCCAAGAGCTGAAAACAGCTTTTACGCAAGTTGGTTTTGTGTATCTGAAGAATACTGGGATAActgaggaggag GTGGATCGTGTTATGGCTGTATCGAAGACATTCTTCCTGCAGGCAGATGAAGCGAAACGACCTTTCAGCAGGACAAACTTTGCAGTCAGTCCTAACCACGGCTGGGTGTCTGTGGAGACTGAGAG gTTGAATCCACGTCGACCTGGAGACCTAAAGGAGGCATTCAACATTTCTTCGTTTCACCCTGACATT AAATGGCCGCCAGCTATAAAAGGATTCCAGGAGATCCAGACGTctttcttccaccactgtaaaGAGTTGAGTCTTCGTGTGCTGAGGGTCATGGCCCACAGCCTGGGTCTGGACCCGGAGGTGTTCCTGAGTGCACACCGATTCATAGGAA CTGGTGAGAATGGCACAACTCTGCGGTCTCTGTACTACCCACCAATAAACCATGAGACAGTAAAGGAGGGTCAGCTGCGATGTGGTGAACATTCGGACTATGGCAGCATCACCCTGTTGTTTCAGTCTTCTGGGGGTCTGCAG GTACGCACACGTTCAGGGGAATTCATCACTCCTTCCAAGGTCCCCGGAGCCGTCCTCATCAATATTGCTGACTTGATGCAGCGCTGGACCAGTGATGAGTTTGTCTCCGTG CTCCACAGAGTtttgctgccccctgctggagACTCCAGCGGACGTCAGTCTCTGGCTTTCTTTGTCCAGCCGGATGATGAGGCTCTGATCACCTGCTGCGATGGCTCCAACAAATACCCTCCAGTTACAGGAGGTGGATACCTCAACCAGCGCCTCAAAGCCTCATACGAACAAAACTGA
- the nucb2b gene encoding nucleobindin-2b codes for MVRGKALVHCGLVLLSLWLCIQSVPISVDKTKAKPQEEELGPPQSAETGLHYDRYLREVIEYLEKDPHFKEKLKNANMDDIKQGKLSKELNFVHHNFRTKLDELKREEMNRLRMLIKAKLDIQGGNGRTVDHQALLKQFDHLNHMNPNTFEVEDLDSLIQSATKDLENFDKDRHDEFKRYEMMKEHERRERLKAMNEEDRKKEEQHYEEMRKKHADHPKINHPGSEDQLKEVWQESDGLDPDNFDPKTFFKMHDTNGDGFFDESELEALFTKELEKVYNPENEEDDMVEMEEERLRMREHVMNEVDTDKDRLVSLNEFIAATKKEEFLEKDEWETLDKSPLYTEEELREYEQHLVNEENDINQKSAELQKQREELERKQEELNAQKMGLQQAVEEMERLKAEVKQPVAPVAEGEPAPVVPANSQPLPPGHQQQDVPVPGHS; via the exons ATGGTGAGGGGTAAAGCCTTGGTCCACTGTGGGCTGGTTCTGCTGAGTTTGTGGCTGTGTATCCAGTCAGTGCCTATCAGTGTGGACAAGACCAAAGCAAAGCCCCAAGAGGAGGAACTGGGGCCACCACAGAGTGCT GAGACTGGGCTGCACTACGACCGCTACCTCAGGGAAGTCATCGAGTACCTCGAGAAAGACCCCCACTTtaaagaaaaactcaaaaatgCCAACATGGATGACATCAAG CAAGGCAAACTTTCCAAAGAGCTGAACTTTGTCCACCACAACTTTCGGACCAAGCTGGACGAGCTGAAGAGGGAGGAGATGAACAGGCTGCGCATGCTCATCAAAGCCAAACTTGACATTCAGGGAGGGAATG GCCGGACAGTGGACCACCAGGCCCTGCTCAAACAGTTTGACCACCTCAACCATATGAACCCCAACACTTTTGAGGTGGAGGACCTGGACAGCCTCATCCAATCG gCGACCAAAGACCTGGAGAACTTTGACAAGGACCGCCACGATGAATTCAAGAGATATGAAATGATGAAGGAGCACGAGAGGAGGGAACGTCTGAAGGCCATGAATGAGGAGGACCGAAAGAAGGAGGAGCAGCACTACGAGGAGATGAGAAAGAAACATGCCGACCATCCGAAAATCAACCACCCG GGCAGTGAGGACCAGCTGAAGGAGGTGTGGCAGGAGTCAGATGGTTTGGACCCAGATAACTTTGATCCCAAGACCTTCTTCAAAATGCACG ACACCAATGGAGATGGCTTCTTTGATGAGAGCGAGCTTGAAGCTCTCTTCACTAAAGAG CTTGAGAAGGTGTACAACCCCGAAAATGAAGAAGATGACATGGTTGAAATGGAGGAAGAGAGACTGCGAATGAGAGAACACGTTATGAATGAG GTGGACACTGATAAAGACAGACTCGTGTCACTGAACGAGTTCATAGCGGCCACGAAGAAGGAGGAGTTCTTGGAGAAAGATGAGTGGGAG ACTTTAGATAAAAGCCCCCTTTACACCGAGGAGGAGCTGAGAGAGTATGAACAGCATCTGGTCAACGAAGAGAACGATATCAACCAGAAGTCAGCCGAGCTGCAGAAACAGAGGGAGGAGCTCGAAAGGAAACAGGAAGAACTTAATGCTCAGAAGATGGGGCTACAGCAG GCAGTAGAAGAAATGGAAAGGCTAAAAGCTGAAGTCAAAC AGCCGGTCGCTCCTGTAGCTGAAGGTGAACCAGCACCAGTCGTACCAGCCAACAGTCAACCACTGCCCCCTGGTCACCAGCAGCAAGATGTACCTGTGCCAGGACACTCTTAG